Proteins encoded in a region of the Elusimicrobiota bacterium genome:
- the carC gene encoding All-trans-zeta-carotene desaturase produces MSKKNIIIIGAGPGGLTSAMILAHRGFNVTVFEAKDVVGGRNAPLKAGPYTFDIGPTFLMMRFILEEMFKEAGRDASKYLTFKKLDPLYSLRFDDREMLMSSNHSRMREEIKRLFPGNELGFDAFLSHEGDRYKKLYPCIQRDYSKLTSLFSLDLMKAFPSLSFGRSLFQNLGRYFTDDKLKLAFTFQAKYLGMSPWECPAFFTMLPFIEHEYGIEHVMGGLNRISQAMARVVEEVGGTIRLSTPVASLLLEGRTVKGVKLESGETVEADEVILNADFAHAMSKLVPSGTLEKYSVKKLKKKKYSCSTFMLYLGVNKKIPLNHHTIFFAKDYRTNVRRIFSEKTLSDDMSFYIQNASVTDPSLAPEGKSTLYVLVPVPNRMGSVDWTREKEPFKNRVLDLIVERAGIKDLRSHIEVERVITPLDWEEKQRIYAGATFNLAHTFSQLLYLRPRNKFEELDHCYLVGGGTHPGSGLPTIYESARISSNLICEKYGVPTPAIPSLPTRNKSLN; encoded by the coding sequence ATGTCCAAAAAAAACATCATCATAATTGGCGCGGGGCCGGGAGGCCTGACAAGTGCCATGATATTGGCTCACCGCGGGTTTAACGTTACTGTATTCGAAGCCAAAGACGTGGTGGGCGGACGAAACGCGCCTCTCAAGGCGGGGCCTTACACGTTTGACATTGGCCCCACTTTTTTAATGATGCGCTTTATCCTTGAAGAAATGTTCAAGGAAGCGGGGCGCGACGCTTCAAAATACCTTACGTTTAAAAAACTCGATCCACTTTACTCGCTGCGATTTGACGATCGCGAGATGCTCATGTCTTCCAATCACAGCCGGATGCGTGAGGAAATCAAGCGGCTTTTTCCAGGAAATGAGTTGGGGTTCGATGCCTTCTTGTCCCATGAAGGAGACCGCTACAAAAAACTCTATCCTTGCATCCAGCGCGATTACTCAAAGTTGACCTCGCTTTTCTCCTTGGATCTCATGAAGGCTTTCCCTTCACTTTCTTTTGGCCGGTCGCTTTTCCAAAACTTGGGCCGTTACTTCACCGATGACAAATTAAAACTGGCTTTCACTTTCCAAGCCAAATATCTCGGAATGTCACCGTGGGAATGCCCGGCTTTCTTTACGATGCTTCCCTTTATAGAACACGAGTATGGGATCGAGCACGTCATGGGAGGTTTAAACCGAATTTCTCAAGCGATGGCGCGGGTGGTGGAAGAGGTGGGAGGAACAATTCGTTTGTCTACTCCAGTGGCCTCACTTCTTTTGGAGGGACGAACAGTCAAGGGAGTGAAATTGGAATCCGGGGAAACAGTTGAGGCCGACGAAGTGATTCTAAATGCGGACTTTGCCCATGCCATGTCCAAGCTGGTACCCTCCGGCACGTTGGAAAAATACAGCGTTAAAAAATTAAAAAAGAAAAAATATTCCTGTTCGACGTTTATGCTTTATTTGGGCGTCAATAAAAAAATCCCGCTTAACCACCACACTATTTTCTTCGCCAAAGATTACCGCACAAATGTTCGGCGCATCTTTTCGGAGAAAACACTTTCCGATGATATGTCTTTCTATATTCAGAACGCCTCGGTAACCGATCCCTCTTTGGCGCCGGAGGGAAAGTCAACGCTTTACGTCCTGGTTCCAGTTCCCAATCGGATGGGCTCCGTGGATTGGACCAGAGAAAAAGAACCTTTTAAAAATCGGGTCTTGGATTTGATTGTGGAACGGGCCGGGATAAAGGATTTGCGTTCCCATATCGAGGTCGAGAGGGTCATCACCCCATTGGATTGGGAAGAAAAACAGCGCATCTACGCTGGTGCCACGTTTAATTTGGCTCACACCTTTTCCCAATTGTTGTATTTGAGACCCCGAAACAAGTTTGAAGAATTGGATCACTGTTATCTGGTGGGGGGAGGCACTCATCCGGGGAGCGGACTTCCCACCATTTATGAGTCGGCTCGCATCTCCTCAAATCTGATCTGTGAAAAGTATGGCGTTCCTACTCCCGCTATTCCGTCTCTGCCGACTAGAAATAAGAGCCTGAACTAA
- the alkH gene encoding Aldehyde dehydrogenase, producing the protein MTGGEDIVGITAKARQGLSVWKNIPIRQRLASLGRLADTIVERMDDISNRMAHITGKTPVEVVLTELIPTLENLRYLEKNAERILAPEKRKTPFSYRHSTSYMTHYPWGVVLILSPWNFPFQLSLIPVITALAAGNAVILKMSEITPAVGDLLQELFNQAGFPPDVINIIKGDAQSGERLIEARPDMIFLTGSSTTGKKVMATASRHLIPVILELGGKDPMIVFDDAPFERTVNGAVYGAFANAGQVCVAVERLYLQEGIYDRFVKAVVQKVRTLRVGGSMDHDIGAMTSPRQIEIVNGQIDEALQKGAILQTDRRVDGQLMHPVVLTNVNHTMKIMTEETFGPVLPIQKFKTESEVIALANDSPLGLNASIWTQDLKRGQRVAAQLEVGNCAINDVLKNIGNPYASFGGVKQSGVGRYHGPEGLRSFCRPMAVMVNKGTAKKELNWFPYSRQLYENLRIYLNISFLNKPLWVKLKGLWGFIKAYRNTQNEERGSHGK; encoded by the coding sequence ATGACGGGGGGTGAGGATATTGTTGGGATCACCGCCAAGGCTCGTCAGGGATTATCCGTTTGGAAAAACATCCCCATCCGTCAGAGACTGGCCTCCTTGGGTCGTTTGGCCGACACCATCGTTGAGCGAATGGACGACATTTCAAATCGGATGGCTCACATCACTGGCAAAACACCGGTGGAAGTGGTGTTGACTGAACTAATTCCGACGCTCGAGAATCTTCGTTACTTGGAAAAGAATGCGGAGAGAATTTTGGCGCCGGAAAAACGAAAGACGCCATTTTCTTACCGCCATTCAACGTCTTATATGACCCATTATCCCTGGGGTGTGGTGCTGATTCTTTCTCCTTGGAATTTCCCATTTCAATTGTCTTTGATCCCCGTCATCACTGCGCTCGCCGCGGGGAATGCCGTGATATTAAAAATGTCTGAGATCACCCCTGCCGTGGGAGATCTCCTTCAGGAGCTCTTCAACCAAGCGGGTTTCCCTCCCGATGTCATAAATATAATAAAGGGTGATGCGCAATCAGGCGAACGCCTGATCGAGGCCCGGCCGGATATGATCTTTCTAACGGGCAGCTCCACCACTGGGAAAAAAGTCATGGCGACCGCGTCCCGCCATTTAATTCCCGTTATCCTCGAATTGGGGGGGAAAGACCCGATGATTGTTTTTGATGATGCCCCATTTGAACGAACGGTGAACGGAGCGGTGTACGGGGCGTTCGCGAACGCGGGCCAAGTATGCGTCGCCGTTGAGCGCCTGTATCTCCAAGAAGGGATTTACGACCGTTTTGTGAAAGCTGTGGTTCAAAAAGTTCGAACCTTGCGCGTGGGGGGCTCCATGGATCACGACATCGGGGCCATGACCAGCCCTCGCCAAATTGAAATCGTAAACGGTCAAATTGATGAGGCCCTCCAGAAAGGGGCCATCCTCCAAACGGATCGACGGGTTGACGGTCAACTGATGCATCCCGTTGTTTTGACCAACGTTAACCACACAATGAAAATTATGACAGAGGAAACCTTCGGGCCTGTCTTGCCCATACAGAAATTTAAAACAGAGTCCGAAGTGATTGCGTTGGCCAATGATTCCCCCTTAGGCCTCAATGCCAGCATCTGGACACAGGACTTGAAGCGCGGTCAACGTGTCGCCGCGCAATTGGAGGTGGGGAACTGTGCCATTAATGATGTGCTTAAAAATATAGGAAACCCCTATGCCTCGTTTGGAGGGGTGAAGCAAAGCGGGGTGGGACGCTATCACGGCCCGGAAGGATTGAGATCGTTTTGCCGGCCCATGGCGGTGATGGTGAACAAGGGAACCGCCAAAAAGGAACTCAATTGGTTCCCTTATAGCCGACAACTTTATGAGAACCTGCGCATCTATTTGAATATTTCGTTTTTAAACAAACCATTGTGGGTGAAGTTAAAAGGATTGTGGGGATTTATAAAAGCGTATCGCAACACCCAGAATGAAGAGCGAGGAAGTCATGGAAAATAA
- the crtP gene encoding Diapolycopene oxygenase: MKSEEVMENKNKKVVVVGAGLGGLSAAVSLLSEGFQVDIYEKNERVGGKLNILKQDGFTFDLGPSILTMPHIFRTLFTRAGKRMEDYVPIQEVIPHWRNFFEDGTIFDFTSDIRQMEVELGKIPGGGTEGFFKFLEYSRQLTKLTEEGYFAKGLDNFWELVRFYGPLKSLRGFDVFRTLDQGVRHFVKNEKLVDALNYFIKYVGSSPYDAPALLNLMPYIQWGYGLWYVKGGLYNLGVGMERLLKELGGRVHTNCEVVGVERSGGRVQSIVLKGNEKVTADLFVSNMEVIPAYRDLFNESPGFLKTYEKFEPACSGLVLHLGVNRIYPELAHHNFFYAQNAKKHFDTLFHRQDLSQDPTIYLVAPCKSDPSQAPEGCEVIKILPHIPHLRDENPFTREDYLALRERLLVKLERMGLTNLRKHIITEDMWTPHDIQQRYYSNKGAIYGVVSDRKKNLGFKAPQRSETYKNLYFVGGSVNPGGGMPMVVLSGQLVRDKILQDSASGRHSS, from the coding sequence ATGAAGAGCGAGGAAGTCATGGAAAATAAAAACAAGAAAGTTGTTGTTGTTGGCGCGGGGTTGGGAGGTCTATCGGCGGCTGTTTCTCTTCTGAGCGAAGGGTTTCAAGTCGACATTTATGAAAAAAACGAACGGGTCGGCGGAAAATTAAACATTTTAAAGCAGGACGGATTTACATTTGATTTAGGTCCCTCCATTCTGACCATGCCGCATATTTTTAGAACGCTCTTCACCCGCGCAGGGAAACGCATGGAAGATTATGTGCCGATTCAAGAAGTGATCCCGCACTGGCGGAATTTTTTTGAGGACGGCACGATTTTTGACTTTACTTCCGACATTCGACAGATGGAGGTGGAACTGGGGAAAATTCCCGGCGGGGGGACAGAGGGATTCTTTAAATTTCTCGAATATTCAAGACAACTTACCAAACTCACTGAAGAAGGATATTTCGCGAAAGGGTTGGACAATTTTTGGGAATTGGTTCGGTTCTATGGGCCCCTAAAAAGTTTACGCGGCTTTGATGTTTTTCGAACACTTGATCAAGGCGTTCGGCATTTCGTGAAAAACGAAAAGTTGGTAGATGCTCTTAATTATTTCATCAAATACGTCGGGTCTTCTCCCTATGATGCCCCTGCTTTGCTCAATTTGATGCCCTACATTCAATGGGGATATGGGTTGTGGTATGTGAAGGGCGGCCTTTATAACTTAGGAGTTGGAATGGAACGGTTGCTCAAAGAATTGGGCGGCCGTGTCCATACCAATTGTGAAGTGGTGGGGGTGGAGCGGTCTGGTGGACGGGTTCAGTCCATTGTTCTCAAAGGAAATGAAAAAGTTACGGCTGATTTATTCGTATCCAACATGGAGGTGATTCCGGCCTACAGGGATCTCTTTAATGAGTCGCCGGGATTTCTAAAGACCTACGAGAAATTTGAGCCGGCCTGTTCGGGTCTCGTGCTTCATTTGGGAGTGAATCGGATCTATCCAGAGCTCGCACACCACAATTTCTTCTATGCCCAAAATGCAAAAAAACATTTTGACACGTTATTCCATAGACAAGACTTGTCTCAAGATCCCACTATTTATCTTGTCGCTCCATGCAAGTCGGATCCCTCGCAGGCTCCAGAGGGATGCGAGGTCATAAAAATTCTTCCCCATATCCCTCATTTACGGGACGAGAACCCCTTTACCAGAGAAGATTATTTGGCCCTTCGAGAACGCCTGCTCGTGAAGTTGGAAAGAATGGGACTCACCAATTTAAGGAAACACATAATCACCGAAGACATGTGGACTCCACATGATATTCAACAACGATATTATTCCAACAAAGGGGCGATCTATGGCGTTGTGTCTGATCGCAAGAAAAATTTGGGATTCAAGGCGCCCCAAAGAAGTGAAACCTACAAGAACCTTTATTTTGTTGGGGGAAGCGTGAATCCAGGCGGCGGCATGCCGATGGTGGTTCTCTCCGGTCAGTTGGTCCGTGATAAAATTCTCCAAGACAGCGCCTCAGGTCGCCATTCATCCTAA
- the crtQ gene encoding 4,4'-diaponeurosporenoate glycosyltransferase, with amino-acid sequence MPGWNHPLFVLDFSMWLHAAFWMVGYLVLFRIRELGTLDGGTLSTKTPISVIIPARNEAERLPTLLASLQQQSIQPDEIIVVDDQSSDRTAQIATEMGATVLLSQPLPEKWLGKPWACYQGALCAKGEVLVFLDADIALEKEGLEKMVAVQHKKGGALSILPYHTMGTVVEQFSAFFNLIQAAGSTAFTLMGPRFAHPKPFGPVLVISKTDYFKFGGHEAVKGSVVENYSMAEYFYKNGISLNCYVGRNVVNFRMYSGGLSDIVGGWNKSFLSGAKGTPPVVFFGLFLWLTGCLGTARHLVTSLLMGKGAELPLLLIFYGLYVSQIHRWLTRLGTFRLLTSIFFPIPAVFFVLVFLKSTLFSSIYRSAIWKGRKIPS; translated from the coding sequence ATGCCGGGTTGGAATCATCCTTTGTTTGTCCTTGACTTCAGCATGTGGCTTCACGCGGCGTTTTGGATGGTGGGCTATCTTGTTTTGTTTCGAATTCGAGAATTGGGGACCCTTGATGGAGGCACCCTCTCAACGAAAACACCAATTTCAGTCATCATTCCCGCGCGAAACGAGGCGGAACGTTTGCCGACTCTTTTGGCTTCGCTTCAACAGCAGTCCATTCAACCCGATGAAATTATCGTGGTTGATGACCAATCCAGCGATCGAACCGCTCAGATTGCAACAGAGATGGGAGCCACTGTTCTTTTATCTCAACCTCTCCCTGAAAAGTGGCTGGGGAAACCCTGGGCTTGTTATCAAGGGGCTCTTTGCGCCAAAGGTGAGGTTCTCGTTTTTCTGGATGCGGACATCGCGCTTGAAAAAGAAGGGCTAGAAAAAATGGTTGCTGTGCAACACAAGAAGGGGGGGGCTCTCTCCATTCTTCCCTATCACACGATGGGGACTGTTGTAGAGCAATTCTCCGCCTTCTTTAATTTAATTCAGGCCGCGGGTTCGACTGCCTTCACTTTAATGGGCCCAAGATTCGCTCACCCCAAGCCATTTGGCCCGGTGCTTGTGATCTCCAAAACAGATTATTTTAAATTCGGAGGCCACGAGGCCGTCAAAGGTAGTGTGGTGGAAAATTATTCTATGGCCGAGTACTTTTACAAGAACGGGATTTCCTTAAACTGTTATGTCGGGAGAAACGTTGTTAATTTCAGGATGTATTCAGGCGGTCTCAGCGATATTGTGGGCGGCTGGAACAAGTCTTTCTTGTCAGGGGCCAAAGGAACCCCGCCTGTCGTGTTCTTTGGTCTTTTCCTCTGGTTAACGGGATGCCTTGGGACAGCTCGGCACCTTGTGACTTCTCTATTGATGGGAAAAGGCGCGGAGCTTCCCTTGCTTTTGATTTTTTATGGATTGTATGTTTCTCAAATTCACCGGTGGTTGACCAGACTGGGAACATTTCGCCTTCTGACATCAATTTTCTTTCCTATTCCGGCGGTATTTTTTGTTTTGGTGTTTTTAAAGTCCACACTTTTTTCGTCGATTTACCGTTCCGCTATCTGGAAAGGAAGAAAAATTCCTTCATGA
- the soxB gene encoding 2'-hydroxybiphenyl-2-sulfinate desulfinase translates to MQNTKLSTVPLNWKEVYYTNCPLVSASNVDQELGWTKEEYKKIGVKYAFLRSARENDWYPHYIHNLDNMIRFGGLFPPINVHADIRKTRLLGVTQVYEGGVMMVRAKDDIYRMVELKGKKIGLSKSMNRIKNDWWRIQEEQGIELMLRINGMTRKDVEIVEFPYADDWYNNPSMLDPMENPSELWLKRDHKHDLAFRPLETALEKGIVDAIYSQSKVLSCLSELTGKFKAIEDLSRYPDWTLQVANVPAVITCTDEMAEKHPELAVTFMKGMIKVGRWSNEHKHAAAAILDKQTFYRDVEDTYEGIRRVDMVPNLSPQNLASVEIGKNFMLSHGYIKNDFDVKQWAAPEFLEKAARELLEEEWKKKTTLKLPETAALLQSKQQLG, encoded by the coding sequence ATGCAAAATACGAAATTGAGCACCGTTCCATTGAATTGGAAAGAGGTGTACTACACCAATTGTCCCCTCGTCTCGGCAAGCAATGTTGATCAGGAATTGGGATGGACCAAAGAGGAGTACAAGAAAATAGGGGTGAAGTACGCGTTTCTGCGCTCTGCACGCGAAAACGATTGGTATCCCCATTACATCCACAATCTGGACAACATGATCCGTTTCGGCGGCTTGTTTCCTCCTATTAATGTTCATGCTGACATTCGCAAAACCAGGCTCCTTGGGGTGACGCAAGTCTACGAAGGTGGCGTCATGATGGTACGCGCCAAGGACGATATTTATCGGATGGTTGAGCTGAAGGGTAAAAAGATTGGTCTGTCGAAGAGCATGAATAGAATTAAGAATGACTGGTGGAGGATCCAAGAAGAACAAGGCATTGAGCTGATGCTCCGAATAAACGGCATGACTCGCAAGGATGTCGAGATCGTCGAATTCCCATATGCCGATGACTGGTATAACAATCCCTCCATGTTGGATCCGATGGAAAACCCGTCAGAATTGTGGCTGAAGCGTGATCATAAACATGATTTGGCCTTCCGTCCGCTGGAAACTGCGCTGGAGAAGGGCATCGTGGATGCCATTTACAGTCAAAGTAAAGTTCTAAGTTGTCTCTCAGAGTTAACCGGTAAATTCAAAGCAATTGAAGATTTGTCTAGATATCCGGACTGGACCCTGCAAGTCGCCAACGTTCCTGCCGTCATCACCTGCACCGACGAGATGGCGGAAAAGCACCCCGAGCTTGCCGTGACATTTATGAAAGGCATGATCAAGGTGGGGCGCTGGTCTAATGAGCATAAGCATGCCGCAGCAGCGATTCTCGACAAGCAGACCTTCTATCGGGATGTTGAAGATACCTACGAAGGAATCAGGCGGGTCGATATGGTGCCTAATCTGTCTCCACAAAATCTTGCTTCTGTTGAGATAGGAAAGAACTTTATGTTGAGTCATGGATACATCAAGAACGACTTTGACGTGAAGCAGTGGGCAGCTCCGGAGTTTCTGGAGAAAGCGGCTCGAGAATTATTGGAAGAAGAGTGGAAGAAAAAAACCACGTTAAAGCTTCCTGAAACAGCAGCGCTCTTGCAATCCAAGCAGCAACTGGGCTAG
- the kdpD_1 gene encoding Sensor protein KdpD yields the protein MIYLLGTLVVATRGRRGPSALCATLGVLCFDFFFVPPRFTFSVADAQYIWTFLVMFITAMVISHLTIRLRSEAESAREGHRRTAMMHAFTQQLSSARSLEDVLGMAVRQISEVFNSDVVIFLPNSTARLETYANSGKNIPTEKEVGIAQWAYDQKQPAGLSTQSVPSDSSLYVPLLGTEGAVGVMSIRPRVKDQMMVTEQRLLLDSLAQQIALALEVERLQENAKKTEVEVETERLRSSLLSSVSHDLRTPLTAIVGLASTLLENEEMRKSPKGLGLLQTIQTEGQRLSRLVQNLLEATRLESGAVQIKKERYPLEEIVGSALGRLEKSLHGRKVDVKLPRDLPAVPLDGMLIEQVFINLLENAIRHTPARSTIDIGATLQQGMVSVTVADRGPGLNEADVERVFEKFFHDRSSSGAGLGLAICRAIVLAHGGKIWAENRTGGGALFRFTLPINENGR from the coding sequence ATGATCTATTTATTGGGAACACTTGTTGTGGCAACGCGAGGAAGGAGGGGGCCGTCCGCCCTCTGCGCCACTCTCGGCGTCCTTTGTTTTGACTTTTTCTTTGTTCCTCCGCGGTTTACCTTCTCGGTGGCGGACGCTCAGTACATCTGGACTTTTCTTGTCATGTTTATCACCGCTATGGTTATTAGCCATCTCACCATTCGTCTTCGTTCAGAGGCCGAATCCGCCCGTGAAGGCCATAGGAGAACGGCCATGATGCATGCGTTCACTCAGCAATTATCGAGCGCGCGGAGTTTGGAGGATGTTTTGGGCATGGCCGTTCGTCAAATTTCAGAAGTGTTTAATTCGGATGTCGTTATATTCCTTCCAAATTCGACGGCTCGTTTGGAAACATATGCAAACTCGGGCAAAAATATCCCAACGGAAAAAGAAGTCGGCATCGCTCAATGGGCTTATGACCAAAAGCAACCGGCGGGATTAAGCACTCAATCAGTCCCATCGGATAGTTCTCTGTATGTTCCGCTCTTGGGAACAGAAGGAGCGGTGGGAGTGATGAGCATCAGACCACGCGTAAAAGATCAGATGATGGTGACGGAGCAACGGCTGTTGCTCGATTCTTTGGCTCAGCAGATAGCGCTTGCGTTGGAAGTTGAGAGGTTGCAGGAAAACGCCAAGAAAACCGAAGTTGAGGTGGAAACGGAGCGTCTTCGCAGTTCTCTCTTGAGTTCAGTGTCGCATGATCTGAGAACGCCGCTTACTGCCATCGTGGGTTTAGCCAGCACCCTTTTGGAAAACGAAGAGATGCGGAAAAGTCCCAAGGGTTTGGGCCTTTTGCAAACAATTCAAACGGAAGGGCAGCGCCTTTCGAGATTGGTGCAGAATTTGTTGGAGGCGACTCGACTTGAATCGGGAGCCGTGCAAATAAAAAAGGAGCGGTATCCGTTGGAAGAGATTGTGGGGAGCGCGTTAGGACGACTCGAGAAATCTCTTCATGGACGAAAAGTTGACGTGAAGCTGCCTCGGGATTTGCCTGCCGTTCCGCTCGACGGGATGTTAATCGAGCAGGTATTTATTAATTTGCTGGAGAACGCCATTCGGCATACTCCTGCCCGAAGCACCATTGATATAGGCGCCACGCTGCAGCAAGGAATGGTCAGCGTGACAGTCGCAGACCGAGGACCTGGATTAAATGAAGCTGACGTTGAACGTGTGTTTGAAAAATTTTTCCATGACCGTTCCTCCTCTGGCGCGGGGTTGGGATTGGCGATTTGCCGGGCCATCGTGTTGGCGCATGGCGGAAAAATATGGGCCGAGAATAGGACCGGAGGCGGGGCCCTGTTCCGTTTCACGCTTCCTATAAATGAAAATGGACGCTGA
- the kdpE gene encoding KDP operon transcriptional regulatory protein KdpE: MDAERTLLIIEDEPAILQFLRSSLEKTGWNIIEATTGRMGLEYAASKKPHVILLDLGLPDQDGLAVLKSLRQWTSAPVIIISARGKENDKIAGLDAGADDYLTKPFSVGELMARLRVAVRHLERGSNDSPPIYEYAGLKVDLVARKVWVRKKETHLTPKQYDLLAVLVRHVGRVVSQKMLIKEVWGDDATATPETARIFVHQLRQKIEPDPVRPKCLKTEPGVGYRLEAPED, from the coding sequence ATGGACGCTGAACGAACACTTCTTATCATTGAGGATGAACCCGCGATTCTTCAATTCTTACGGTCGTCGTTGGAGAAAACAGGTTGGAACATTATTGAAGCGACGACGGGTCGTATGGGGCTTGAATATGCCGCTTCAAAAAAACCCCATGTCATCCTGCTTGATCTTGGGTTGCCAGATCAAGATGGACTGGCTGTCTTGAAATCATTGCGCCAATGGACTTCCGCTCCGGTCATTATTATTTCTGCTCGGGGAAAAGAGAACGATAAAATCGCGGGCCTGGATGCAGGGGCCGATGATTATTTAACCAAGCCCTTTAGCGTGGGTGAGCTGATGGCCCGCTTGCGGGTGGCTGTGCGCCACTTAGAACGAGGCTCCAATGACTCACCTCCTATATATGAATATGCCGGGTTGAAGGTTGATTTGGTGGCCAGAAAAGTGTGGGTTCGTAAAAAAGAAACCCATCTTACTCCGAAACAATATGACCTTCTTGCGGTGCTTGTCCGTCATGTGGGCAGAGTCGTAAGCCAAAAAATGTTGATTAAGGAAGTCTGGGGAGACGACGCCACCGCCACGCCTGAAACCGCGCGGATTTTTGTCCACCAGCTCCGCCAGAAAATCGAACCCGATCCTGTCAGGCCCAAATGCCTGAAAACGGAGCCTGGTGTCGGATATCGTCTCGAAGCTCCAGAAGATTAA
- the kdpA gene encoding Potassium-transporting ATPase potassium-binding subunit, with translation MNANNFIQCALYLGVLLVLVKPLGRYMANVYEGKSTWLDKILGPIERLIYRLSGVRTEEMDWKKYAVAMMLFNVVGLLVVYFLQRFQNHLPLNPMAMGAVTPDSAFNTATSFATNTNWQGYGGETTMSYLTQMMGLAVQNFVSAATGMAVLAAFIRGFVRREAKAIGNFWVDMVRSTLYILMPLSIVVGLGIASQGVVQNFKSSQVVSLVQPTKDAEGKDVTEQTLAMGPVASQIAIKQLGTNGGGYFNVNSAHPFENATPFSNFLESLSILLIGAALCYTFGAMVKDTRQGWAVLAAMLVIFVPMLWLCTAQEQAGNPLLSKLGIDQTASALQAGGNMEGKEVRYGVASSAIWATATTAASNGSVNSMHDSYTPLGGFVPLFMMQLGEVVFGGVGSGLYGMLLFAIIAVFIAGLMVGRTPEYLGKKIEAYEMKMASLGILVPCLVVLVGTAVAVASAAGKATIYNPGAHGFSEVLYAFSSAGNNNGSAFAGLGANNPFYNFWLGLAMWFSRYWIAIPVLALAGSLARKKIVPQSPGTLPTHTPLFIVFLVGVVLIVGALTFFPALALGPIVEHLMMVA, from the coding sequence ATGAACGCGAATAATTTCATTCAATGCGCCCTTTATTTGGGCGTCCTGCTCGTCTTGGTCAAGCCTCTTGGCCGTTATATGGCCAACGTTTACGAGGGAAAATCAACGTGGCTCGATAAGATTCTCGGGCCCATTGAACGGCTCATATACCGATTATCAGGCGTTCGCACCGAGGAAATGGATTGGAAGAAATACGCGGTGGCTATGATGCTCTTTAACGTCGTCGGTCTTCTTGTCGTTTATTTTCTTCAGCGCTTTCAGAACCATTTGCCGTTAAATCCTATGGCGATGGGCGCCGTCACGCCGGATTCCGCTTTTAATACCGCCACCAGTTTCGCCACGAACACCAACTGGCAAGGCTACGGCGGCGAAACGACCATGAGTTATCTCACCCAAATGATGGGTCTGGCCGTTCAAAACTTCGTCTCCGCTGCCACCGGTATGGCGGTTCTTGCCGCCTTTATCCGGGGATTCGTTCGGCGAGAAGCGAAAGCCATCGGCAACTTTTGGGTCGACATGGTTCGAAGCACTCTTTATATCTTGATGCCGCTCTCCATCGTCGTGGGGCTTGGAATCGCTTCCCAGGGCGTCGTTCAGAATTTTAAATCCAGTCAGGTTGTTTCGCTCGTTCAGCCGACCAAAGACGCGGAAGGAAAAGACGTCACCGAACAGACCTTGGCCATGGGCCCGGTCGCTTCTCAAATCGCGATCAAACAACTGGGAACCAATGGCGGCGGCTATTTCAACGTCAACTCCGCGCATCCCTTCGAGAATGCCACGCCGTTCTCCAACTTCCTCGAATCGCTATCGATCTTATTAATAGGAGCGGCGCTCTGTTACACCTTTGGCGCGATGGTCAAGGACACGCGGCAAGGTTGGGCGGTCTTGGCGGCCATGCTCGTCATATTTGTGCCCATGCTGTGGCTTTGCACGGCCCAAGAACAAGCCGGAAATCCTCTCCTCTCCAAACTGGGTATTGACCAAACGGCTTCTGCGCTCCAGGCCGGAGGCAACATGGAAGGAAAAGAAGTGCGCTATGGTGTTGCGAGCTCGGCCATTTGGGCGACCGCAACCACGGCCGCTTCCAACGGTTCCGTGAACTCCATGCATGATTCTTATACCCCACTCGGTGGGTTTGTGCCGCTGTTCATGATGCAATTGGGCGAGGTGGTTTTCGGCGGGGTTGGCTCGGGCCTCTACGGCATGCTTCTTTTCGCCATCATCGCGGTTTTTATTGCGGGCCTCATGGTGGGCCGTACGCCGGAATATCTTGGGAAGAAAATCGAAGCCTACGAGATGAAGATGGCGTCCCTCGGAATTCTGGTTCCCTGCTTGGTCGTGCTCGTGGGGACTGCCGTCGCGGTTGCGTCGGCGGCCGGCAAGGCTACGATTTACAACCCCGGTGCTCACGGATTCAGCGAGGTGCTCTACGCCTTCTCCTCCGCGGGCAATAATAACGGGAGCGCGTTTGCGGGTCTGGGAGCAAACAATCCTTTCTATAACTTCTGGCTGGGGCTCGCGATGTGGTTCTCGCGTTACTGGATTGCCATTCCGGTTTTGGCTTTGGCTGGGTCCTTGGCTCGCAAGAAAATCGTGCCACAGAGCCCTGGAACGCTGCCAACGCATACGCCGCTCTTCATTGTTTTTCTGGTCGGGGTGGTCCTCATCGTCGGCGCATTGACTTTCTTTCCGGCGCTGGCGCTGGGACCGATTGTCGAACATTTGATGATGGTTGCTTAG